The following nucleotide sequence is from Streptomyces sp. NBC_00239.
CTGCCGCGGCGCCCAGGTAGGGGGCCCGCCAGCCCAGCCACCCGGCGGCGCTGCCGCCCAGCGCGCGGGAGAGCAGCATGCCGCCGATCGATCCGCTGAGGAGGGTGCCGGTGACGGCGCCGCGGCGGTCTTCGGAGACCATGCCGGCGGCCATCGGGCCGGCGATGGGGGCGATGACGGTGGTGACGCCGATGAGGACACCGGCGGCGAGGAGCGGCGGCAGCGCGGGCGCGGCGCTCGCGGCGAGCAGTCCGGCCGCGGTGAGGCACAGCAGGGTGACGATCAGCGGCCGGTGCGGAATCCGGTCGCCGAGGGGTACGAGCAGGTAGATCCCGGTGGCGTAGCCGAACTGGGCGGCGGTGACGACCAGGGCGGCCGTGCCGGGTGCCACGTCGAACCCGGTGGCGATCAGCGGGCTGAGGGCCTGCGGGAAGTAGAGGTTGCCGACGGCCACGCCGCAGGCGATGGCGAGGAGCAGGACCGTGCGGGTGCCGAGGCCCTGGTCCGGGGTGGGAGCGGCGACCGCCCGAGGGGCGCTCACCGGCACGGCCCGGACGCCACCGGACGCGTTCGTATGATCATCACCGCCTCACGATGGCGGCATCACGGCAGGTCCGCAAGATGTTTCGCCGCCGGGTGGCGGCGCGGGCGCCCGCCGCGTCTGCCGCGTCCGCCGAAGCCTCGACTGAACACTCCCGGGCCACGCCGCCTGCATCGCCGCCCGTCCCGCCCGTCCCGCCTGTCCCGCCTCGCCCCCCTTGTCCGGCTGCGCGGCTGCGCGGCTGCGCGGCTGCCCGGCTGCCCGGCTGCCCGGCTGCCCGGCTGCGGCCGAAAACGGTGCGGAAACGCTGCAAGTTGTTCCTCTCCCCCGTGGTCGCGACGCTCGGGTCATGGAACAGATCGACGCCCGGGGCCTGCCGCAGGAGCGTGTCGCCGCCGGGTTCGTCGCCGGGGAGGCCGCCTGCACGGCCGAGGTGTACCGGCGCTGGGGGCCGTTCGTGCAGGCGCTCGCCCGGCGGGCGCTCGGTGACGACCGCGACGCCGAGGACGTGGTGCAGCTGGTGTTCCTGGCCGCCTGGTCCCACCGCCACCGGTACCGGCCCGGCCCCGGCGGGCTCGGCGCGTGGCTGACCGGGATCACCCGCCACAAGGTCGCGGACGTGCTGGCCGCGCGCGCCCGGCAGCAGCGCCTGGCAGCGGCCGAGGCCGCCCGGCTCGCCGTGACGGCGCCGGCCCCGGCCGGCCTGCCGGGGCCCGAGCGGACCTTGTCCCGCCTGGTACTGCTGGGCGAGCTGGCCCGGCTGCCGTCGGCCCAGCAGCAGGTGCTGCGGCTCGCCTTCTACGCCGATCTCTCCCAGAGCGAGATCGCCGCCCGCACCGGTCTGCCGCTGGGCACGGTCAAGAGCCGGATGCGCCGCGCCCTGCTGGTGCTCCGCGACGCCCTGGCTCCGGCGGAGCCCGCCGCATCAGCTCCTCGATGACGGCCAGCCCCGAGCGCAGCCCGTGCAGCCGGGGCCCGTACGCCGCTGTCGTGCCGCCCGGTCCCCACCCCGGCCCGGCCGGCAGCAGCACCGGTCGGCTGCGCGCCCCCGCCGGCCCCCATTCGATGCCCGCGACCGCTCGGGCGAGGGCGCGGTCGGCCGTGGTCCGGCTCTGCGCCCACAGCACCACCGCCCGCGGGCCGGTCCGCCGGACCGCGTCGTGCAGCGCGGCGGAGGGCAGCGCCGCGCCGAACATCCGTACCGGCAGGCCGCGTTCGACGAGGGCGGCGGTCAGCGCCTCCATCGGCAGGCTGTGCTGCTCCCCGGGAGTGCAGGCCAGCACCACGGGCGGGGCGGATCCTCCGGCCGGGCCGGACGGCCGCGCCGGGGCGGGACGGGCCCGGTGCAGGGTGCCGGACACGTGCCAGGACAGCAGGTGCTCGACCTCCACGTAACGCTCCCCCGCGGAGGCCCACTTGCGGCCCACCGCGTGCAGCGTCGGCACGATCACCTCCTCCCAGGCCGTGACGAGCCCGTGCGTGTCCACGGCCTCGTCCAGCAGGTCCTGCACCGCGGTGGCGTCCAGCCGGACGGCCGCCCGGGCCAGCCCGCGGCACTCCTGGCGCACCTCGCCCAGCGGCAGCGCGTGCCGCCCGCCCGGCGGGCGGGACGCAGGCAAGGGCGGGGCGACGCTCTCCCCGGACTCCGCGCCCGGGCCCCGGCCCCGGCCCGCCGGCGGTCCGGCCAGCGCCACCCGGGCCGCCTCGGCCGGTGGTACGCCCTGTGCGGTCAGGGCGCACATCGCCTCCAGCCGGGCGATGTCCTGCGGGGTCCAGCGCCGGTGCCGGCCGTCCTCGCGGCGGGCCGGGCCGATCGCGTAACGGCGTTCCCACGACCGCAGCGTGGTGGGCGAGACGCCGAGCCGCCGCGCGACCGCGCCGGTGCTCAGCGCGGCCGCCGGGGCCGCGGCGGCCGGGCTGTCGGGGCCTTCGCGGTCCGGGCGCTCCACATGCCCACGATACGGCGGACGGCGCCGCCCGCCCGGCTCTCCCGCGCCGCTCGTCCGGGCCACTCTCCCGGGCCGCTCCCCGGGCCCGTACGCCGTCACTCGGTGCCGCGTGCCTGCCGGAACCGGTGGAGGGCCTCCGTGAGGTCCACGATCGGCTCCGGGTAGGCGTAGCGGGCCCGCTCCGCGGCGGTCAGCCGCCACGGCTCGTGGACCAAGGGGGCGGCGAGTCCGGCCAGTTCGGGTACCCAGCGGTGTACGTAGCGGCCGTCCGGGTCGTAACGAAGGGCCTGGCGTACGGGGTTGAGCACCCGGTTCGGGCGGGTGTCGGTGCCGGTGCCGGCCACCCACTGCCAGTTCAGCTGGTTGTTGGCGACGTCCCCGTCGACGAGCAGGTCGAGGAAGTGGCGTGCGCCCGCCCGCCAGTCCACGTACAGGGTCTTGGTCAGGAAGCTCGCGGCCAGCAGGCGCCCGCGGTTGTGCATCCACCCCTCGTGGCGCAGTTGGCGCATCGCCGCGTCGACCACGGGGTACCCGGTGCGCCCGTCCGCCCAGGCCCCGAGGTCCTCCTCCGCGTCGCGCCCGGTGCGCCAGCGGTCGTGCCGGTCGCGGTAGTCGTGTCCGGCGGCGGCCGGCCGGGCGGCCAGCAGCTGGTGGTGGAAGTCCCGCCAGCACAGCTGCCGTACGAAGGCCTCGGCGCCCGGGCTGCCCGCGGCCCGGGCGCGCCGCACGGCCTCGGCGGCCGAGACGGTCCCGAAGTGCAGGTGCGGGGAGAGCCGGGAGGTGGCGTCCGCGGCGAGGTCGTCGTGGGTGTCCTGGTACGCGTGGACGCCGTCGCGCAGCCAGTCCGTCAGGAGCCGGCGGCCCTCGCGTTCGCCGCCGCGGGCCAGCCCGGGCGACACCCCGGACACCGCGCCGCGGTCCGGCAGGGGTTCCGAACCGAGGCCCTCGGGCACCTCCAGCGCGCGCGGCGCGGCCGCCTGCGGGCGGGGCGCCAGGGCGGACCAGCGGCGCAGGTAGGGGGTGAACAGCGCGAAGTGGTCGGCGCCGCTGGTCGGCAGTACGGCGCCGGGCGCGGCCGCGGTCACCACCGCGTCGTGGACGTAGAGCCGGCGCCCCTCGCTCTCCAGCGCGCTGCGCAGCCGCTCCTCGCGCGCCTGGGCGTAAGCGCTCACCCCGGCGGCCATGTGCACCTCGTCGGCGTCGGCCTCCTGGACGAGCGCGCACACCTCTGCCACCGGGTCCCCGGACCTGATGACGAGCCGGCCGCCACGCTCGCGCAGCGCCCGGTCGAGGTCGGCGAGGCAGTCGGCGAGGAAGGCGGTGCGGTTGGGCGCGGCGAAGCCGGCGGCGGTGATCGCCCGGTCGCGGACGAAGAGGGGCACCACCTGCCGTGCGGCGGACAGCGCGGCGCGCAGCGGCGGATGGTCGTGCAGGCGCAGGTCGGAGGTGTACAGGACGACCGCGACGTTCATGGGACGGCTCCGGGACGGGTCGGGTTTCAGGATCGGGGCTCGGACGCTCGGTGGGCGCTGCTCTCGTCCTGTCCTTCGGCCGGCGGGGCCGGTTCGGATCCGTCGCGGCTCTCCTGGAGCCGGGTGGCGCTGAGCGTGATGTTGCGGGCCATGCTCCCGAACACGGCCGCGTGGAAGGGCGACACGCTCCACCAGTACAGGTGCCCCAGCAGCCCCCGCGGGTGAAAGAGCGCCCGCTGCCGGTAGCGCGCCGTGGTGGCGGGGGCGGCGGGAACGGGGCCGCCGGGGGCGGCGGGGCCGGTCGGCGCGGGGGCGGCGGACGCTGCCGGACCGGCGGCCGCCGGGGCGCCGTCGGCCGCCGGGACGGGCTCGACGTACATCTCCAGCCAGGCCAGGCCGGGCAGCCGCATCTCGGCGCGCAGGCGCAGCAGCCGTCCCGGTTCGATCTCCTCGACGCGCCAGAAGTCGAGGGAGTCCCCGACCCGCAGCCGGGCGGCGTCGCGGCGGCCGCGGCGGATGCCGACCCCGCCCATCAGCCGGTCCAGGCTGCCCCGCGCCGCCCAGGCGAGCGGGAAGGAGTACCAGCCGTGCTCCCCGCCGATGCCCTCGATGACCTCCCACAGGGCTTGCGGTGAGGCCTCGGCGGTGCGCTCGCGCTCGTCGGTGTACA
It contains:
- a CDS encoding cryptochrome/photolyase family protein — encoded protein: MNVAVVLYTSDLRLHDHPPLRAALSAARQVVPLFVRDRAITAAGFAAPNRTAFLADCLADLDRALRERGGRLVIRSGDPVAEVCALVQEADADEVHMAAGVSAYAQAREERLRSALESEGRRLYVHDAVVTAAAPGAVLPTSGADHFALFTPYLRRWSALAPRPQAAAPRALEVPEGLGSEPLPDRGAVSGVSPGLARGGEREGRRLLTDWLRDGVHAYQDTHDDLAADATSRLSPHLHFGTVSAAEAVRRARAAGSPGAEAFVRQLCWRDFHHQLLAARPAAAGHDYRDRHDRWRTGRDAEEDLGAWADGRTGYPVVDAAMRQLRHEGWMHNRGRLLAASFLTKTLYVDWRAGARHFLDLLVDGDVANNQLNWQWVAGTGTDTRPNRVLNPVRQALRYDPDGRYVHRWVPELAGLAAPLVHEPWRLTAAERARYAYPEPIVDLTEALHRFRQARGTE
- a CDS encoding MerR family transcriptional regulator; protein product: MERPDREGPDSPAAAAPAAALSTGAVARRLGVSPTTLRSWERRYAIGPARREDGRHRRWTPQDIARLEAMCALTAQGVPPAEAARVALAGPPAGRGRGPGAESGESVAPPLPASRPPGGRHALPLGEVRQECRGLARAAVRLDATAVQDLLDEAVDTHGLVTAWEEVIVPTLHAVGRKWASAGERYVEVEHLLSWHVSGTLHRARPAPARPSGPAGGSAPPVVLACTPGEQHSLPMEALTAALVERGLPVRMFGAALPSAALHDAVRRTGPRAVVLWAQSRTTADRALARAVAGIEWGPAGARSRPVLLPAGPGWGPGGTTAAYGPRLHGLRSGLAVIEELMRRAPPEPGRRGAPAGRGASGS
- a CDS encoding RNA polymerase sigma factor, coding for MEQIDARGLPQERVAAGFVAGEAACTAEVYRRWGPFVQALARRALGDDRDAEDVVQLVFLAAWSHRHRYRPGPGGLGAWLTGITRHKVADVLAARARQQRLAAAEAARLAVTAPAPAGLPGPERTLSRLVLLGELARLPSAQQQVLRLAFYADLSQSEIAARTGLPLGTVKSRMRRALLVLRDALAPAEPAASAPR